A window of the Gemmatirosa kalamazoonensis genome harbors these coding sequences:
- a CDS encoding RagB/SusD family nutrient uptake outer membrane protein, with translation MNIFTKHPALCRTALALAAVAITWGCKDLLETSATPQGALNESTLANLTGVEGSLIAAYRALDCTDSNFAFGGCSASNWGLGSVPSDDAYKGSEAQDFPDMTDIENYHWGSSGVEGILNNKWQQVYEGVVRANSTLRLLKEVQTSNPAAVSADAAKGIQGEAIFLRAHYHFEAWRVWGNIGYYREDDHDFQKPNLTSDQVAAELLKDLDQAISLLLSTPRNGQVGRVTSWTAKAYKGRVQAYAGQWAEALKTLQDVKNNGPYALEPSYDRVWTGFKEFENGKETILAYQASANDGDPNGNNANTGERLNFPHSGSHFGCCGFHQPSQNLVNFFQVDANGLPLSLSSPSTWNARNDNLDAKASANVALDPRLDWTVGRDGVPYKDWGPHDPTWIRAPGFSGPYSPKKMQHEKASGAESNVGWVPTQLNSDNIHLYRYADLLLMLAEAEVESGSLENARAIVNQIRTRAGAKAQGPGTDRASIAVPLNDPSITWAKYKVGLYTQPWTDKNAARDAVRTERRLELAMEGQRFFDLRRWKIAEQVLNAYVAVEKNRRSYIAAAEPFTSRHLLYPIPQVQIELSKAGSTSNLKQNPGW, from the coding sequence ATGAACATCTTCACGAAGCATCCGGCGCTCTGTAGGACGGCGCTCGCGCTTGCCGCCGTGGCCATCACGTGGGGTTGCAAGGACCTGCTCGAGACGAGCGCAACGCCGCAGGGAGCGCTGAACGAATCGACGCTCGCGAACTTGACCGGTGTCGAGGGGAGCCTGATCGCCGCGTATCGTGCGCTCGATTGCACCGACTCGAACTTCGCGTTCGGCGGTTGCTCGGCCAGCAACTGGGGCCTGGGCAGCGTCCCGAGCGACGACGCGTACAAGGGCTCGGAGGCGCAGGACTTCCCCGACATGACCGACATCGAGAACTACCACTGGGGCTCGTCGGGCGTCGAGGGGATCCTGAACAACAAGTGGCAGCAGGTCTACGAAGGCGTCGTGCGGGCGAACTCCACGCTGCGTCTGCTGAAGGAAGTGCAGACCTCCAACCCGGCCGCCGTCAGCGCCGATGCCGCGAAGGGCATTCAGGGCGAGGCGATCTTCCTTCGGGCGCACTACCACTTCGAGGCGTGGCGCGTCTGGGGGAACATCGGGTACTACCGCGAGGACGACCACGACTTCCAGAAGCCGAACCTCACGAGCGACCAGGTCGCCGCGGAGCTCCTGAAGGATCTCGATCAGGCCATCTCGCTGCTTCTGTCCACGCCGCGCAACGGCCAGGTCGGTCGCGTCACGAGCTGGACGGCCAAAGCGTACAAGGGGCGCGTGCAGGCCTACGCGGGTCAGTGGGCCGAAGCGCTGAAGACGCTGCAGGACGTCAAGAACAACGGGCCGTACGCCCTGGAGCCGAGCTACGACCGCGTCTGGACCGGCTTCAAGGAGTTCGAGAACGGCAAGGAGACGATTCTCGCCTACCAGGCTTCCGCGAACGACGGCGATCCGAACGGGAACAACGCCAACACCGGCGAGCGGCTGAACTTCCCGCACTCGGGGAGCCACTTCGGCTGCTGCGGCTTCCACCAGCCGTCGCAGAATCTGGTGAACTTCTTCCAGGTCGACGCGAACGGGCTCCCGCTATCGCTCTCGAGCCCGAGCACGTGGAACGCGCGCAACGACAACCTGGATGCGAAGGCCTCGGCCAACGTCGCGCTCGATCCTCGGCTGGATTGGACGGTCGGGCGCGACGGCGTCCCGTACAAGGACTGGGGACCGCACGACCCGACGTGGATCCGCGCCCCAGGCTTCTCGGGTCCGTACAGCCCGAAGAAGATGCAGCACGAGAAGGCCAGCGGCGCCGAGAGCAACGTGGGCTGGGTTCCCACGCAGCTCAACTCGGACAACATCCACCTCTACCGGTACGCCGACCTGCTGCTGATGCTGGCCGAAGCGGAAGTGGAGTCGGGGTCGCTCGAGAACGCGCGGGCGATCGTGAATCAGATCCGCACGCGGGCCGGGGCGAAAGCGCAGGGGCCGGGCACCGACCGCGCGTCGATCGCCGTGCCGCTCAACGACCCGTCGATCACGTGGGCGAAGTACAAGGTCGGGCTGTACACGCAGCCGTGGACCGACAAGAACGCGGCGCGCGACGCGGTCCGTACGGAGCGCCGGCTCGAGCTCGCGATGGAAGGGCAGCGCTTCTTCGACCTGCGGCGCTGGAAGATCGCCGAGCAGGTGCTGAACGCGTACGTGGCGGTGGAGAAGAACCGTCGCTCGTACATCGCCGCCGCGGAGCCGTTCACGTCGAGGCACCTCCTGTATCCCATCCCGCAGGTCCAGATCGAGCTGAGCAAGGCGGGATCGACCTCCAACCTGAAGCAGAATCCCGGGTGGTGA
- a CDS encoding SusC/RagA family TonB-linked outer membrane protein, translated as MALLGATALTSGQVAAQRIRVAGTVTSAGGAPLGGAQVRALGSDTAALTNAQGRYAITAPGNGTLQITFIGFRPVEVPINGRTTVDVSLERLAVLEQVLVTGYTQQRRAEITGAVATVNTQAVERQTTASVVQRLAGNVSGVQVEASGSPGSRSTVRIRGVSSFQNNDPLYIVDGTPVQDSYVNWLNADDVESVQVLKDASSASIYGARASNGVVIIETKKGRAGQGVSRATLRVRTGLATPVRGYDDILIQSPLDYFQVVKQSYLNAGYKLADIQSAVYGRNLYGDPNSPSVPQYIYCGSNTTCSNVDVSKYGYPNNLIVPGSAGTNWWKQVFGTGKVGDYNLDVAGGGVGNTYNLSFNYFDQIGTARFNRYQRGSIRVNTSFNRAKFFTGENIALSGDRGTGGLPNDPGGYAEDGILGKNVLMQPVIPVRDIQGNFASGKAQGLGNQSNPLKLAYEHRDDVGKNGRIFGSAFAGFDVTPKLNLRSTLGLNVGQGSFAGYSPPLPENSEPTFNNGINENNSSFQNFTWSNTARYSANRGPHTLGLLIGQEVIRGSSRFMTGSLGSLISTDIASRYIQDALGDASTKSVSSSGSRNALVSYFGKADYNLLDRYLVSFTVRRDGSSNLGRANRWGTFPAAGLGWRLSQEPFFPKDNAIFSDVRLRAGWGVTGNQQIPSGRIVSTFGGDRGDVYYDINGSNNSIVAGFRQTQLGNANLKWEENRSTNVGADLSLFRNNVDLVVDVWQRKTNNLLFDPRLPGTAGLAAPPIQNVGRMQNTGFDLSVGHRGASWSATLNGSHYKNKILAIGGSGDFFYGPIATRFGNQVINKIGQPIGAFYGYVADGFFKDAADVTASPKQDGAAPGRIKFRDTNGDGQITLADRTIIGSPHPDFTGGLDLTFRRGAFELGGTIFGTFGNKIFDVQKEFYVFRDFSTNVRKDLLANSWTPVDATVPRAQYTTNNPNPKYPILDINDTYSRAVSSYYVESGSYVRMTNLQLAWDVPQRYARWLASARVYVQAENLFTITGYNGLDPALPAANVTGAAGDIRDQYRGVDRGSYPSSRTLSVGIITSF; from the coding sequence GTGGCCCTGCTCGGCGCGACCGCGCTCACATCCGGGCAAGTCGCGGCGCAGCGAATCCGCGTCGCCGGCACGGTGACGTCCGCGGGCGGCGCGCCGCTCGGCGGCGCACAGGTGCGCGCCCTCGGGTCGGACACCGCCGCGCTGACGAACGCGCAGGGGCGCTACGCCATCACCGCGCCCGGGAACGGGACGCTGCAGATCACGTTCATCGGCTTCCGTCCCGTCGAGGTGCCGATCAACGGTCGCACGACCGTCGACGTCTCGCTCGAGCGCCTCGCCGTCCTCGAGCAGGTGCTCGTGACCGGCTACACACAGCAGCGCCGTGCCGAGATCACCGGCGCCGTCGCGACCGTGAACACGCAGGCGGTCGAACGGCAGACCACCGCGAGCGTCGTGCAGCGTCTGGCCGGCAACGTGTCCGGTGTCCAGGTCGAGGCCAGCGGCTCGCCCGGCTCGCGCAGCACCGTGCGTATCCGAGGCGTCAGCTCGTTCCAGAACAACGACCCGCTCTACATCGTCGACGGCACCCCGGTCCAGGACAGCTACGTCAACTGGCTCAACGCGGACGACGTCGAGTCGGTCCAGGTCCTCAAGGACGCGTCGTCGGCCTCGATCTACGGCGCACGCGCCAGCAACGGCGTCGTGATCATCGAGACCAAGAAGGGGCGCGCGGGACAGGGCGTGTCGCGCGCCACCCTGCGCGTGCGCACCGGCCTCGCGACCCCGGTGCGCGGCTACGACGACATCCTCATTCAGAGTCCGCTCGACTACTTCCAGGTCGTCAAGCAGAGCTACCTCAACGCGGGCTACAAGCTCGCCGACATCCAGAGCGCGGTCTACGGGCGCAACCTGTACGGCGACCCGAATAGCCCGTCGGTCCCTCAGTACATCTACTGCGGCTCGAACACGACCTGCAGCAACGTCGACGTCAGCAAGTACGGCTATCCGAACAACCTGATCGTGCCGGGCAGCGCGGGGACCAACTGGTGGAAGCAGGTCTTCGGCACGGGTAAGGTCGGCGACTACAACCTGGATGTCGCGGGCGGCGGCGTCGGCAACACGTACAACCTCTCGTTCAACTACTTCGATCAGATCGGGACCGCGCGCTTCAACCGATACCAGCGCGGCAGTATTCGGGTGAACACCTCCTTCAACCGCGCGAAGTTCTTCACCGGCGAGAACATCGCGCTCTCCGGCGACCGCGGCACGGGCGGCCTCCCGAACGACCCGGGCGGCTATGCCGAAGACGGCATTCTCGGCAAGAACGTGCTGATGCAGCCGGTCATCCCCGTGCGCGACATCCAGGGCAACTTCGCGTCCGGCAAGGCGCAGGGGCTCGGCAATCAGAGCAACCCGCTCAAGCTCGCGTACGAGCACCGCGACGACGTCGGCAAGAACGGCCGCATCTTCGGCAGCGCCTTCGCCGGCTTCGACGTGACGCCCAAGCTGAACCTGCGCTCCACGCTCGGCCTCAACGTGGGGCAGGGCTCGTTCGCCGGGTACAGCCCGCCGCTACCCGAGAACTCCGAGCCGACGTTCAACAACGGCATCAACGAGAACAACAGCAGCTTCCAGAACTTCACCTGGAGCAACACGGCGCGGTACTCGGCGAACCGCGGACCGCACACCCTCGGCCTGCTCATCGGCCAGGAGGTCATCCGCGGGTCCAGCCGGTTCATGACCGGCTCGCTCGGTAGCCTCATCTCCACCGACATCGCGTCCCGCTACATCCAGGACGCCCTCGGCGACGCGTCCACGAAGTCGGTATCGAGCAGCGGCTCGCGGAACGCACTGGTGTCCTACTTCGGGAAGGCCGACTACAACCTTCTCGATCGCTACCTCGTGAGCTTCACGGTGCGCCGCGACGGCTCGTCCAACCTCGGGCGCGCGAATCGGTGGGGTACGTTCCCGGCCGCCGGACTCGGATGGCGGCTGTCGCAGGAGCCGTTCTTCCCGAAGGACAACGCCATCTTCTCGGACGTGCGGCTCCGCGCCGGATGGGGCGTGACCGGGAACCAGCAGATCCCCTCGGGCCGCATCGTGTCGACGTTCGGCGGCGATCGCGGCGACGTGTACTACGACATCAACGGCTCGAACAACAGCATCGTCGCCGGCTTCCGCCAGACGCAGCTGGGCAACGCGAACCTGAAGTGGGAAGAGAACCGGTCCACCAACGTGGGCGCCGATCTCTCCCTGTTCAGGAACAACGTCGACCTCGTGGTCGACGTCTGGCAGCGGAAGACCAACAACCTGCTGTTCGACCCACGTCTCCCGGGGACCGCGGGCCTCGCCGCGCCGCCCATCCAGAACGTCGGGCGGATGCAGAACACGGGATTCGACCTGTCCGTCGGCCATCGCGGCGCGAGCTGGAGCGCGACGCTCAACGGCAGCCACTACAAGAACAAGATCCTCGCGATCGGCGGCAGCGGCGACTTCTTCTACGGCCCGATCGCGACCCGGTTCGGCAATCAGGTCATCAACAAGATCGGCCAGCCGATCGGCGCGTTCTACGGCTACGTCGCCGACGGGTTCTTCAAGGACGCGGCGGACGTCACGGCGTCGCCGAAGCAGGACGGCGCGGCGCCTGGCCGCATCAAGTTCCGCGACACCAACGGCGACGGGCAGATCACGCTGGCCGACCGCACCATCATCGGCAGCCCGCACCCGGACTTCACGGGTGGCCTCGACCTGACGTTCCGTCGCGGCGCGTTCGAGCTCGGGGGCACGATCTTCGGCACGTTCGGCAACAAGATCTTCGACGTGCAGAAGGAGTTCTACGTCTTCCGCGACTTCTCGACGAACGTCCGGAAGGACCTGCTCGCGAACTCGTGGACGCCGGTCGACGCCACCGTGCCGCGCGCCCAGTACACGACGAACAACCCGAACCCGAAGTATCCGATCCTCGACATCAACGACACGTACAGCCGCGCCGTCAGCAGCTACTACGTGGAGAGCGGCTCGTACGTGCGGATGACGAACCTGCAGCTCGCGTGGGACGTGCCGCAGCGCTACGCGCGGTGGCTCGCGAGCGCGCGCGTCTACGTGCAGGCGGAGAACCTGTTCACGATCACCGGCTACAACGGCCTCGATCCCGCGCTTCCCGCCGCGAACGTGACCGGCGCCGCGGGCGACATCCGCGACCAGTACCGCGGCGTCGACCGCGGCTCGTATCCGAGCAGCCGCACCTTGAGCGTCGGCATCATCACCTCGTTCTAA
- a CDS encoding SusC/RagA family TonB-linked outer membrane protein, which produces MSLLLLLCVSAPAFAQRLRVTGIVTSQGGQPIRGVLVRVADSDSGTTTNEAGRYTVTAPANGTLLFTVIGYRPTTAPVNNRTTVDVTMERLAVLEQVLVTGYTEQRRSEVTGAVATVNTQALERQSGASALQRLAANAPGITVENSGSPGSRSTVRIRGISSFQNNDPLYIIDGTPVQDSYVNFLNPDDIESIQVLKDASSASIYGSRASNGVVIIETTKRGANGPPRARLRVRSGIATPVRGYDDIVLTNAIDYFNVVKASYVNAGYKVSDFQQAVYGRNLYGDPNNPQVPAYIWCGSNTSCTNVDPSAYSYPNNLIMPGSANTNWWKAVFGTGHVGDYNLDVSGAGTGHTYAVSMNYFDQKGTAAYNRYDRGSVRVNTSFNRSKFFVGENVALSGDRANGGVGNDAFGEGGILGKNILSQPVVPIYDINGNFASGKGQGLGNNTNPLKSAYAARNNVSKNARIFGNVYSGFDVTPKLNLRTQLGINMGQGSFNGFNDITPENSEAVFINSINENQNSFTSWTWSNTARYSLSYKASTLNLLAGQEANRGTSRFMSGSLNGLINTSLDSRYIQDALGDASTKNVSSSGSRNALLSYFGKADYTLLDRYQLSFTVRRDGSSNLGPDNRWGTFPAFGAGWRLSEEPFLKGNNTISDMRLRFGWGVTGNQQIPSGRIVSSFGGSRGDTYYDIGGNNTSVVAGFRQTALGNANLKWEENRSTNVGLDLGLFNQLDVTFDVYKRNTNNLLFAPQTPGAAGIASPPIVNIGAIKNTGFDFSVGHRATNWSVTFNGSHYKNEIVRIDGNSTFFYGPNGERFGNPVINEIGQPIGAFFGYKTAGFFKDAADVKSWATQDGAAPGRIKFVDTNGDGKITLDDRVVIGTPHPKFTGGLDFTVRRGAFELGSTVYGTFGNKIFDIQKQWYIFRNFSTDVRKDLLANSWTPVDPSVPRDQYTTNNPNPKYPILDTNDNFSHALSDFYVENGSYVRMTNLQLAWDVPQRYARWLQNARVYVQGENLFTITGYNGLDPALAPVATSGAAGDIRDQYRGVDRGTYPSSRIFSFGIITSF; this is translated from the coding sequence GTGAGCCTATTGCTTCTGCTGTGCGTGAGCGCCCCCGCGTTCGCCCAGCGCCTTCGCGTCACCGGCATCGTCACCTCGCAGGGCGGACAGCCCATCCGCGGGGTGCTCGTGCGCGTCGCCGACTCGGACTCCGGCACGACCACGAACGAGGCAGGCCGCTACACGGTCACCGCCCCGGCGAACGGGACGCTGCTGTTCACGGTCATCGGCTACCGGCCGACCACCGCGCCGGTGAACAACCGCACGACGGTCGACGTGACGATGGAGCGCCTCGCCGTCCTCGAGCAGGTGCTCGTCACCGGCTACACCGAGCAGCGCCGCTCCGAGGTCACCGGCGCCGTCGCGACGGTGAACACCCAGGCGCTCGAGCGGCAGAGCGGCGCGAGCGCGCTGCAGCGCCTCGCCGCGAACGCGCCCGGCATCACGGTCGAGAACAGCGGCTCGCCCGGCTCGCGCAGCACCGTGCGCATCCGCGGCATCAGCTCGTTCCAGAACAACGATCCGCTCTACATCATCGACGGGACGCCGGTCCAGGACTCGTACGTCAACTTCCTGAACCCGGACGACATCGAGTCGATCCAGGTGCTGAAGGACGCGTCGTCGGCCTCGATCTACGGCTCGCGCGCCAGCAACGGCGTGGTGATCATCGAGACCACGAAGCGCGGCGCGAACGGCCCGCCGCGCGCCCGCCTGCGCGTCCGCAGCGGCATCGCGACCCCGGTGCGCGGCTACGACGACATCGTCCTCACGAACGCGATCGACTACTTCAACGTCGTGAAGGCGAGCTACGTCAACGCGGGCTACAAGGTCTCCGATTTCCAGCAGGCCGTCTACGGGCGGAACCTGTACGGGGACCCGAACAACCCGCAGGTGCCGGCGTACATCTGGTGCGGCTCGAACACGTCGTGCACGAACGTCGACCCGTCGGCGTACAGCTACCCGAACAACCTGATCATGCCGGGCAGCGCCAACACCAACTGGTGGAAGGCGGTGTTCGGCACGGGCCACGTCGGCGACTACAACCTCGACGTCTCCGGCGCGGGCACCGGGCACACGTACGCCGTGTCGATGAACTACTTCGACCAGAAAGGAACGGCGGCGTACAATCGGTATGATCGCGGCAGCGTGCGCGTGAACACGTCGTTCAACCGCAGCAAGTTCTTCGTCGGCGAGAACGTCGCGCTCTCCGGCGACCGCGCCAACGGCGGCGTCGGGAACGACGCGTTCGGCGAGGGCGGCATCCTCGGGAAGAACATCCTGTCGCAGCCGGTGGTGCCGATCTACGACATCAACGGCAACTTCGCGTCGGGCAAGGGGCAGGGGCTCGGGAACAACACCAACCCGCTCAAGTCCGCCTACGCGGCGCGCAACAACGTGTCGAAGAACGCCCGCATCTTCGGGAACGTGTACTCCGGGTTCGACGTCACGCCGAAGCTGAACCTGCGCACCCAGCTCGGCATCAACATGGGCCAGGGGTCGTTCAACGGCTTCAACGACATCACGCCCGAGAACTCCGAAGCGGTCTTCATCAACTCGATCAACGAGAACCAGAACTCCTTCACGAGCTGGACGTGGAGCAACACGGCGCGCTACTCGCTGTCGTACAAGGCGAGCACGCTGAACCTCCTCGCCGGTCAGGAGGCGAACCGCGGCACGAGCCGGTTCATGAGCGGGTCGCTGAATGGCCTGATCAACACGAGCCTCGACTCGCGCTACATCCAGGACGCGCTCGGTGACGCGAGCACGAAGAACGTCTCCAGCTCCGGCTCGCGCAACGCGCTGCTCTCGTATTTCGGCAAGGCCGACTACACGCTGCTCGACCGCTACCAGCTCAGCTTCACGGTGCGGCGCGACGGGTCGTCGAACCTCGGGCCGGACAACCGGTGGGGCACGTTCCCGGCGTTCGGCGCCGGCTGGCGCCTTTCCGAGGAGCCGTTCCTGAAGGGGAACAACACGATCAGCGACATGCGCCTCCGCTTCGGCTGGGGCGTCACGGGCAACCAGCAGATCCCGTCGGGCCGCATCGTCTCGTCGTTCGGTGGCAGCCGCGGCGACACGTACTACGACATCGGCGGCAACAACACGTCGGTCGTCGCCGGCTTCCGGCAGACGGCGCTCGGCAACGCGAACCTGAAGTGGGAGGAGAACCGGTCGACGAACGTCGGTCTCGACCTCGGGCTCTTCAACCAGCTCGACGTCACGTTCGACGTCTACAAGCGCAACACGAACAACCTGCTGTTCGCGCCGCAGACCCCGGGCGCGGCCGGCATCGCGAGCCCGCCGATCGTCAACATCGGCGCGATCAAGAACACCGGGTTCGACTTCTCCGTCGGGCACCGCGCCACGAACTGGTCGGTCACGTTCAACGGCAGCCACTACAAGAACGAGATCGTCCGCATCGACGGCAACAGCACGTTCTTCTACGGCCCGAACGGCGAGCGCTTCGGCAACCCGGTCATCAACGAGATCGGCCAGCCGATCGGCGCGTTCTTCGGCTACAAGACCGCCGGCTTCTTCAAGGATGCGGCCGACGTGAAGAGCTGGGCGACGCAGGACGGCGCGGCGCCCGGACGCATCAAGTTCGTCGACACGAACGGCGACGGTAAGATCACGCTCGACGACCGCGTCGTCATCGGCACGCCGCACCCGAAGTTCACCGGCGGCCTCGATTTCACGGTGCGCCGCGGCGCGTTCGAGCTCGGGAGCACGGTCTACGGCACGTTCGGCAACAAGATCTTCGACATCCAGAAGCAGTGGTACATCTTCCGGAACTTCTCCACGGACGTGCGCAAGGATCTCCTCGCGAACTCGTGGACGCCGGTGGATCCGAGCGTGCCGCGCGACCAGTACACGACGAACAACCCGAACCCGAAGTATCCGATCCTCGACACGAACGACAACTTCAGCCACGCGCTGAGCGACTTCTACGTCGAGAACGGCTCCTACGTGCGGATGACGAACCTGCAGCTCGCGTGGGACGTGCCGCAGCGCTACGCGCGGTGGCTCCAGAACGCGCGCGTGTACGTGCAGGGTGAGAACCTGTTCACGATCACCGGCTACAACGGCCTCGATCCGGCACTCGCGCCGGTCGCGACGAGCGGTGCCGCCGGCGACATCCGCGACCAGTACCGCGGCGTCGATCGTGGCACGTATCCGTCGAGCCGCATCTTCAGCTTCGGCATCATCACCTCGTTCTAA
- a CDS encoding RagB/SusD family nutrient uptake outer membrane protein gives MNRKKQRVVLFTALTVLSAAGVYGCKDFLSAASSPQGTLNAATLTNKTGVEGSLIAAYRTLDCTNSDNGNWGCAASNWVWGSVTSDDAYKGSEASDQPEVTDIELYHWGTANSESYLNVKWRAMYEGVNRANATIRLLKDVQKSNPSALPAAEAKSVEGEALFLRAHYHFEAWEMWGSIPYYRETDTDFRKPAEASDAVIADILKDLDAAIALLPATPWNGQVGRATSWTAKAYKGRVQVYAGQYAAGLATLRDVRASGPYALESSLDRVWTGFKQYENGKETILAFQASVNDGEGDAANSNYGERLNFPHSGSHFGCCGFHQPSQTLVNHYRVDANGLPLALSDPNGYNNADATFTAAVSKNVAVDPRLDWTVGRDGVPYKDWGPHDPSWIRAPGYGGPYSPKKNVHEKASGSEASVGWAPAQQNGVNIHIYRYADLLLLLAEAEVEAGSLENARAIVNQIRQRAAAGVQGPGTDASTISVPINDSRITWAKYQVGQYTAPWTNQQQARDAVREERNLELAMEGHRFFDLRRWKIADQVMNAYLAKEKTRRTYLAAAEPVAARHQLYPIPNIQIQLSKVNGAETLKQNPGW, from the coding sequence ATGAATCGCAAAAAGCAACGAGTGGTGTTGTTCACGGCGCTCACGGTCCTCTCCGCGGCCGGCGTGTACGGCTGCAAGGACTTCCTGAGTGCCGCCTCTTCGCCGCAGGGCACGCTGAACGCGGCCACGCTCACCAACAAGACGGGCGTCGAGGGCAGCCTCATCGCCGCGTATCGCACGCTGGACTGCACCAACAGCGACAACGGCAACTGGGGGTGCGCCGCCAGCAACTGGGTGTGGGGGAGCGTCACCAGCGACGACGCGTACAAGGGCTCCGAGGCCAGCGACCAGCCCGAGGTCACCGACATCGAGCTGTATCACTGGGGCACCGCGAACTCCGAGTCCTACCTGAACGTCAAGTGGCGCGCGATGTACGAGGGGGTCAACCGCGCGAACGCGACGATCCGTCTGCTGAAGGACGTCCAGAAGTCGAACCCGAGCGCGCTCCCCGCCGCCGAGGCGAAGAGCGTCGAGGGTGAGGCACTCTTCCTCCGCGCCCACTACCACTTCGAGGCGTGGGAGATGTGGGGGAGCATCCCCTACTACCGCGAGACCGACACCGACTTCCGCAAGCCGGCCGAGGCGAGCGACGCGGTGATCGCCGACATCCTCAAGGATCTCGACGCGGCCATCGCGCTGCTCCCCGCCACGCCGTGGAACGGGCAGGTGGGGCGCGCCACGAGCTGGACGGCGAAGGCCTACAAGGGTCGCGTCCAGGTCTACGCGGGCCAGTACGCGGCGGGGCTGGCCACGCTGCGCGACGTGCGGGCCAGCGGGCCGTACGCGCTCGAGTCGAGCCTCGACCGCGTGTGGACGGGCTTCAAGCAGTACGAGAACGGCAAGGAGACGATCCTCGCGTTCCAGGCGTCGGTGAACGACGGCGAGGGCGACGCGGCGAACTCGAACTACGGCGAGCGGCTCAACTTCCCGCACTCGGGGAGCCACTTCGGCTGCTGCGGCTTCCACCAGCCGTCGCAGACGCTCGTGAACCACTACCGCGTCGACGCGAACGGGCTGCCGCTCGCGCTTTCCGACCCGAACGGCTACAACAACGCCGACGCCACGTTCACGGCGGCCGTGTCGAAGAACGTCGCCGTCGACCCGCGCCTCGACTGGACGGTCGGGCGTGACGGCGTGCCGTACAAGGACTGGGGCCCGCACGATCCGTCGTGGATCCGCGCGCCCGGCTACGGCGGCCCGTACAGCCCGAAGAAGAACGTCCACGAGAAGGCGAGCGGCTCCGAGGCCAGCGTGGGCTGGGCGCCGGCGCAGCAGAACGGCGTCAACATCCACATCTACCGCTACGCCGACCTGCTGCTGCTGCTGGCCGAGGCGGAGGTCGAGGCCGGGTCGCTCGAGAACGCGCGCGCGATCGTGAACCAGATCCGCCAGCGCGCCGCGGCCGGCGTGCAGGGTCCGGGCACCGACGCGAGCACGATCTCGGTGCCGATCAACGACTCGCGCATCACGTGGGCGAAGTACCAGGTCGGCCAGTACACCGCGCCGTGGACGAACCAGCAGCAGGCCCGCGACGCGGTGCGCGAGGAGCGCAACCTCGAGCTGGCGATGGAGGGGCACCGCTTCTTCGACCTGCGCCGGTGGAAGATCGCCGACCAGGTGATGAACGCGTACCTCGCGAAGGAGAAGACGCGCCGGACGTACCTCGCGGCCGCGGAGCCGGTGGCAGCGCGCCACCAGCTCTATCCGATCCCGAACATCCAGATCCAGCTCAGCAAGGTGAACGGCGCCGAGACGCTGAAGCAGAACCCGGGCTGGTGA